Proteins found in one Geomonas subterranea genomic segment:
- a CDS encoding HAMP domain-containing methyl-accepting chemotaxis protein, giving the protein MLNNMKIRTRLVAGFSVLVLFLILIGGLSLKNIAAEGDLLSEFYEHPFTVTNAIHQVDSNIVRMHRDMKDVVLYAHDSADLESSLLDIDNCEHTVYQQLAVAREKFLGEKGKIDQIKESMDQWKEVRSRTIALVRQGKINEAVAFHKTYARRTVAKIDAQVNDVLKFSFGKAQSFAQESRRNQSSTFAITAILVALAGILAAVIAFAITGSITTPLNDAVQAAERLAQGDVSVEIGSGSADELGQLLRAMGKVVHALRGVGETANRIALGDLDVDVVLLSERDVFGSALRNMVASLNSLAENADRIASGDLTIEVLPASPKDRLGNSFRVMTCNLRELTEEIAQVVNVLAGSAAEIMTTVSELASSSAQTATSISETNATVQEIRQTTDLTSQKSRQVYEGAHRSAQIARTGRESVNSAIDGMQGIDERMGFIAERIVNLSEQSQAIGEIIATVADLAEQSNLLAVNAAIEAAKAGEHGKGFAVVAQEVKNLATQSKQATSQVRNIIGQIQKATTAAVLATEQGSKAVEAGVKQSSEAGESIRQLAASIEESSNATLQIVTSTQEQAIGMDQIAIAIQSINQASDQNVEGSRQIEAAARNLYELNQKLQQLVSGYKVA; this is encoded by the coding sequence ATGCTGAACAACATGAAGATCCGTACCCGACTGGTTGCCGGCTTTTCCGTGCTGGTACTGTTCCTGATCCTGATCGGGGGGCTCTCCCTGAAAAACATCGCCGCCGAAGGCGACCTTCTGAGCGAGTTTTACGAGCACCCGTTCACCGTCACCAACGCCATCCACCAGGTGGACAGCAATATCGTGCGCATGCACCGCGACATGAAGGACGTCGTGCTCTACGCCCACGACTCGGCCGACCTGGAAAGCTCCCTCCTCGACATCGACAACTGCGAGCATACAGTCTACCAGCAGCTTGCAGTGGCCCGCGAAAAGTTCCTCGGCGAGAAGGGGAAGATCGACCAGATCAAGGAGTCCATGGACCAGTGGAAGGAGGTCCGGTCCCGGACGATCGCATTGGTGCGGCAGGGCAAGATAAATGAGGCCGTCGCGTTTCACAAGACCTACGCGCGCCGCACGGTTGCCAAGATCGACGCCCAGGTCAACGACGTACTCAAGTTCTCCTTTGGCAAAGCCCAGTCCTTCGCCCAGGAGTCCCGGCGCAACCAGAGTTCCACCTTCGCCATCACCGCCATCCTCGTCGCCCTCGCCGGCATTCTCGCCGCCGTCATCGCCTTCGCCATCACCGGGTCCATCACCACCCCGCTCAACGACGCCGTGCAGGCCGCAGAGCGACTGGCCCAGGGTGACGTCTCCGTGGAGATCGGCAGTGGTTCCGCCGACGAGCTGGGACAGCTTCTGAGGGCGATGGGCAAGGTGGTGCACGCCCTGCGCGGCGTCGGGGAGACCGCCAACCGGATCGCCCTGGGCGACCTGGACGTCGACGTGGTGCTTCTGTCCGAGCGCGACGTGTTCGGCTCCGCCTTGCGCAACATGGTGGCCTCGCTCAACAGCCTCGCCGAAAACGCCGACCGCATCGCTTCGGGGGATCTGACCATCGAGGTGCTCCCCGCCTCACCCAAGGATCGGCTGGGGAACTCGTTCCGGGTCATGACCTGCAACCTTAGGGAGCTCACCGAGGAGATCGCCCAAGTCGTCAACGTCCTCGCCGGGTCAGCCGCCGAGATCATGACCACCGTGAGCGAGCTCGCCTCCAGCTCGGCCCAGACCGCCACCTCCATCTCCGAGACCAACGCCACCGTGCAGGAGATCCGCCAGACCACCGACCTCACCTCCCAGAAGTCGCGCCAGGTGTACGAGGGCGCCCACCGCTCGGCCCAGATCGCCCGCACCGGAAGGGAATCCGTTAACAGCGCCATAGACGGCATGCAGGGGATCGACGAGCGCATGGGCTTCATCGCCGAGCGCATCGTCAACCTCTCCGAACAGAGCCAGGCCATAGGCGAGATCATCGCCACGGTCGCCGACCTCGCCGAGCAGTCAAACCTCCTGGCGGTGAACGCCGCCATCGAGGCGGCCAAGGCGGGGGAACACGGCAAGGGGTTCGCCGTCGTCGCGCAGGAGGTGAAGAACCTGGCCACCCAGTCCAAGCAGGCCACCTCCCAGGTCAGAAACATCATCGGCCAGATCCAGAAAGCGACCACGGCGGCGGTCCTCGCCACCGAACAGGGAAGCAAGGCGGTCGAGGCGGGCGTGAAACAGTCAAGCGAAGCCGGCGAGTCCATCCGACAGCTCGCCGCCAGCATCGAGGAATCCTCCAACGCCACCCTGCAGATCGTCACATCCACCCAGGAGCAGGCCATCGGCATGGACCAGATCGCCATCGCCATCCAGAGCATCAACCAGGCCAGCGACCAGAACGTCGAAGGGTCGCGCCAGATCGAGGCCGCCGCCCGCAACCTCTACGAGCTGAACCAGAAGCTGCAGCAGCTGGTCAGCGGCTACAAGGTGGCGTGA
- a CDS encoding Hpt domain-containing protein, giving the protein MLDSDALLKELLATFELEAREHLGELSSLLLSLERETEAAGRNPLLEAIFRRVHTLKGAAHAVNFPDVALACQRLEDVLAGLKRGDLALGLEQFDSLHASVNALSDGLFRGLSAAAALPAPSPEESPPLPAPPTRAVPHEAPEVTVSQRRQVATPVQPRPTPPPPARVPGVNLPRRPPRPRARRGTRRSVSRHDCWKSFSCSQKSWFPPSSPRRPSTKSWRPPPPSSPSAMVSAAARTRPPDAA; this is encoded by the coding sequence ATGCTTGACAGCGACGCCCTGCTCAAAGAACTCCTGGCGACCTTCGAACTGGAGGCGCGGGAGCACCTCGGGGAACTCTCCTCCCTGCTCCTCTCGCTGGAGCGCGAGACGGAGGCGGCAGGACGCAACCCCCTGCTGGAGGCGATCTTCCGTCGCGTGCACACCCTGAAGGGGGCCGCGCACGCGGTGAACTTCCCGGACGTCGCCCTCGCGTGCCAGCGCCTCGAGGACGTGCTCGCCGGTCTCAAGCGTGGCGACCTCGCGCTCGGGCTGGAGCAGTTTGACTCGCTCCACGCCAGCGTCAACGCACTGAGCGACGGGCTGTTCCGGGGGCTGTCGGCTGCGGCGGCGCTGCCGGCGCCTTCCCCGGAAGAGTCCCCTCCCCTCCCCGCACCTCCCACCCGGGCGGTGCCGCACGAGGCGCCGGAGGTCACGGTCTCCCAGCGGCGGCAGGTGGCAACGCCTGTCCAGCCACGCCCCACCCCCCCTCCCCCGGCCCGGGTGCCGGGGGTAAACCTGCCGCGCCGCCCCCCGCGGCCACGCGCCCGCAGGGGGACGAGACGGTCCGTGTCTCGGCACGATTGCTGGAAGAGCTTCTCTTGCAGTCAGAAGAGCTGGTTTCCGCCAAGCTCTCCGCGTCGGCCCTCCACGAAGAGCTGGCGGCCGCCGCCGCCGAGCTCGCCCAGCGCCATGGTGAGCGCAGCCGCGCGCACGAGACCGCCCGACGCGGCGTGA
- a CDS encoding hybrid sensor histidine kinase/response regulator: protein MVDHGIEEPREREAAGKPARGSIRAEIRLQDANRAELILEDDGRGIDIDRVKAAALRLETAPADLLERMSDHDALQLVFESGLSTSTSVGSVSGRGVGLAIVRQSLERLGGHVTVSSTPGAGTAFRLVFPLSFARMRGLLVQVSGRDCVIPAASVELSARVAPDGVKRVENRDTVLVNGELVALVSLGRILEVPRSAPGPEQGPCFVVLHAGEKRIAFAVDQVLGVQEILVKPLGRQLSRVRNVAGATILGNGRVVPVLNVADLFRSALLVDAPALPSPTPVAQARQVSVLVAEDSITSRTLLKNILESAGYDVRTAVDGMDALSQLRAGSCDVVVSDIEMPRMDGFQLTAAIRADAKLSALPVILVTGLESRGDRERGIDVGASAYLVKSSFDQANLIEVIQKLS, encoded by the coding sequence ATGGTTGACCACGGCATAGAGGAGCCGCGGGAGCGAGAGGCCGCAGGGAAGCCTGCCAGGGGGTCCATCCGCGCCGAGATAAGGCTTCAGGATGCCAACCGCGCCGAGCTTATCCTCGAGGATGACGGCCGCGGCATCGACATCGACCGGGTGAAGGCTGCCGCTCTGCGGCTGGAGACGGCCCCGGCGGACCTTCTGGAGCGGATGTCCGACCACGACGCGCTGCAGCTCGTCTTCGAAAGCGGCCTCTCCACCAGCACGTCCGTCGGGAGCGTCTCCGGGCGGGGTGTCGGACTTGCCATCGTGCGCCAGTCGCTCGAGCGCCTCGGGGGGCACGTGACCGTCTCCAGCACGCCCGGCGCCGGGACCGCGTTCCGGCTCGTGTTTCCCCTCTCCTTCGCCCGGATGCGCGGGTTGCTGGTGCAGGTGAGCGGTCGTGACTGCGTGATTCCGGCCGCCAGCGTAGAGCTGAGCGCGAGGGTGGCGCCCGACGGGGTGAAGCGGGTGGAGAACCGCGACACGGTGCTCGTGAACGGCGAGCTGGTGGCGCTGGTTTCGCTGGGGCGGATCCTCGAGGTGCCACGCAGCGCGCCGGGACCGGAGCAGGGGCCCTGCTTCGTGGTGCTGCACGCCGGCGAGAAGAGGATCGCGTTCGCCGTGGACCAGGTGCTGGGGGTCCAGGAGATCCTGGTCAAGCCGCTGGGACGGCAGCTGTCGAGGGTCCGCAACGTGGCAGGTGCCACCATCCTCGGCAATGGGCGGGTGGTGCCTGTTCTCAACGTGGCCGACCTGTTCCGCTCGGCGCTCCTCGTTGATGCCCCAGCGCTCCCCTCCCCCACCCCCGTCGCGCAGGCGCGGCAAGTCTCGGTGCTCGTGGCCGAGGACTCCATCACCTCGCGCACGCTGTTGAAGAACATACTGGAATCGGCCGGCTACGATGTGCGCACCGCCGTGGACGGAATGGACGCGCTCTCCCAGCTCAGGGCCGGGTCCTGCGACGTGGTCGTCTCCGACATAGAAATGCCGCGCATGGACGGTTTCCAGCTCACCGCGGCGATACGCGCCGACGCGAAACTCTCGGCTCTTCCGGTAATCCTGGTGACCGGGCTCGAATCGCGCGGCGACCGGGAGCGGGGCATCGACGTAGGCGCCAGCGCCTACCTTGTGAAGAGCAGCTTCGATCAGGCCAACCTGATCGAGGTTATTCAAAAACTTAGCTGA
- the cheB gene encoding chemotaxis-specific protein-glutamate methyltransferase CheB, translated as MIRVLVVEDSKTVQRALVAAFEADPGIEVIATAETGEEAVEAARTLRPDLITMDINLPGMDGFDATRAIMSSWPVPIVIVTGKMNPRDSATLFRVMEAGALMVLSKPDPVGTPGYQASVDNLVRHLKLMAEIKVVRRTFPSGKVPPRTDRPVPLPPVHPVKVVAIGASTGGPPLLRQILAALPPRFPAAVVVVQHMAVGFTENFVHWLNRSSTLPVELGTDGAQLIPGQVYVAPDNCHMEVTPSGRLLLTDAPPEYGVRPSVSALFRSVAQSYGRQAMGVLLTGMGKDGALELKAIRGRGGITVAQDRESSMVFGMPGEAIEIDAAQHVLPPVGIIELLRSVNSKGASAVSS; from the coding sequence GTGATCAGAGTGCTGGTGGTTGAGGATTCCAAAACGGTGCAGCGCGCGCTGGTGGCCGCCTTCGAGGCCGATCCCGGGATCGAGGTGATCGCTACGGCGGAGACCGGCGAGGAGGCCGTCGAGGCCGCGAGGACCCTGCGCCCCGACCTGATAACCATGGACATCAACCTCCCCGGCATGGACGGCTTCGACGCCACCCGGGCCATCATGTCCAGCTGGCCCGTCCCCATCGTCATCGTCACCGGGAAGATGAACCCGAGGGATTCCGCCACACTGTTCCGGGTGATGGAGGCCGGAGCCCTCATGGTTCTCTCCAAGCCGGACCCGGTGGGGACGCCGGGGTACCAGGCCTCGGTGGACAACCTGGTCCGCCACCTGAAACTGATGGCCGAGATCAAGGTGGTGCGACGCACCTTCCCGTCCGGCAAGGTCCCCCCCCGCACCGACCGGCCGGTCCCCCTTCCCCCGGTGCATCCGGTCAAGGTGGTGGCGATCGGCGCCTCGACGGGAGGGCCGCCCCTCTTGCGCCAGATCCTCGCCGCGCTCCCCCCCCGCTTCCCCGCCGCGGTCGTGGTGGTGCAGCACATGGCGGTCGGTTTCACCGAGAATTTCGTGCACTGGCTGAACCGCAGCTCCACGCTCCCTGTAGAACTCGGCACCGACGGAGCGCAGTTGATCCCCGGCCAGGTCTACGTGGCGCCGGACAACTGCCACATGGAGGTGACCCCTTCCGGGAGGCTCCTCCTCACCGACGCCCCCCCGGAGTACGGGGTGCGCCCCTCGGTCTCGGCGCTGTTCCGGTCGGTGGCGCAAAGTTACGGCCGTCAGGCCATGGGGGTGCTCCTCACCGGCATGGGGAAGGATGGTGCGCTGGAGCTGAAGGCGATACGCGGGCGCGGCGGCATCACGGTCGCCCAGGACCGGGAAAGCTCCATGGTCTTCGGAATGCCGGGAGAGGCGATAGAGATCGACGCGGCCCAGCACGTACTGCCGCCGGTGGGGATTATCGAACTGTTACGCAGTGTGAACAGCAAGGGCGCGAGCGCCGTCTCAAGTTAA
- a CDS encoding hybrid sensor histidine kinase/response regulator → MEIENTAAFTRHHILIVDDSPTQAKLLEQMLAEQGYRVLCARNGSDALETIRSARPDLVISDILMPEMDGFELCRRVRQMPEAGQLPIILLTHLNDPADVLHSLEVGADYFVSKPYSRKLLLSRIRAVLEGERLCRQGEAEGEVSVGYRGRQYRVHADCAHTLELLLATYEMAAEKNQELLGAQALLSKLNRELEQRVLERTAALTQETAERLQALEELRKKDEVLMQQSRQAAMGEMIGNIAHQWRQPLNAVGLLVQDLTLSYEYGNFTREYLESSTGKIMQMIRHMSQTIDDFRNFFTPDKEKTEFHLEKVLRRTLALVDGSLNDKGIIIELEAGEVPPVTGHPNEFSQVLLNIINNAMDAFCERKVRAPRVKVTLSSHDKKAVVTIADNAGGIPDGVIGRIFEPYFTTKEQGKGTGIGLFMAKNIVEKSMNGSLTVRNTGEGAEFRIEV, encoded by the coding sequence ATGGAGATCGAAAACACGGCTGCTTTCACGCGGCACCACATACTGATCGTCGACGACAGCCCGACTCAGGCGAAACTATTGGAACAGATGCTGGCCGAACAGGGGTACCGGGTGCTGTGCGCCCGAAACGGCAGCGACGCGCTGGAGACGATCCGGTCCGCGCGCCCCGACCTGGTGATCAGCGACATCCTGATGCCGGAGATGGACGGCTTCGAGCTCTGCCGCAGGGTCCGGCAGATGCCGGAGGCGGGGCAGCTTCCGATCATCCTGCTCACCCACCTGAACGACCCGGCAGACGTCTTGCACAGCCTCGAGGTCGGCGCTGACTACTTCGTCTCCAAGCCCTACAGCCGCAAGCTCCTCCTCTCCCGTATCCGCGCGGTGCTCGAAGGGGAACGGCTGTGCCGCCAGGGGGAGGCCGAGGGTGAGGTGTCCGTTGGCTACCGCGGGAGACAGTACCGGGTCCACGCCGATTGCGCGCATACCCTGGAACTGCTTTTGGCGACCTACGAGATGGCCGCAGAAAAAAACCAGGAACTCCTCGGGGCGCAGGCCCTTCTCTCCAAACTGAACCGTGAACTGGAGCAGCGGGTTCTGGAGCGCACGGCGGCGCTCACCCAGGAGACGGCGGAGCGCCTGCAGGCGCTGGAGGAGCTGCGCAAGAAGGACGAAGTGCTCATGCAGCAAAGCCGGCAGGCCGCCATGGGGGAGATGATCGGCAACATCGCACACCAGTGGCGCCAGCCCCTCAACGCCGTCGGGCTCCTGGTCCAGGACCTGACCCTCTCCTACGAGTACGGCAACTTCACCCGGGAGTACCTCGAGTCCAGCACCGGCAAGATCATGCAGATGATCCGGCACATGTCCCAGACCATCGACGACTTCCGGAACTTCTTCACACCGGACAAGGAAAAGACCGAGTTTCACCTGGAGAAGGTGCTGCGGCGCACCCTGGCGCTGGTAGACGGCAGCCTCAACGACAAGGGGATAATCATAGAGCTGGAGGCGGGTGAGGTCCCCCCCGTGACCGGCCACCCCAACGAGTTTTCACAGGTTCTTTTGAACATCATCAACAACGCCATGGACGCCTTCTGCGAGAGGAAGGTACGGGCGCCACGGGTGAAGGTTACCCTTTCCAGCCACGACAAGAAGGCCGTGGTCACCATCGCCGACAACGCGGGGGGGATCCCCGACGGAGTCATCGGCCGCATCTTCGAGCCCTACTTCACCACCAAGGAGCAGGGCAAGGGGACCGGCATCGGCCTCTTCATGGCCAAGAACATCGTGGAAAAGAGCATGAACGGCTCCCTGACCGTCCGCAACACAGGGGAAGGCGCCGAGTTCAGGATAGAGGTTTGA
- a CDS encoding sensor histidine kinase, producing the protein MTTAAPGSGFKLLYVEDDDITRQTVLTLLERRFPGLAIQAAHNGKEAMELYGTFAPDLIVTDIKMPVMSGIEMARRLLERKPSLPVIVTSAHSDMEFLLESIELGIARYVLKPIDSGKLFASIDACLTTLSLERELQEQQAFVRKLSRAVQQSPTSIVITDPQGIVEYVNPKFRAFTGAAEPEPLGRPLAALLPNGEEIWARVKAGGTWHGEVEGVGRDGLPFYQSSSVSPVMDESGAIANFVAVQEDITERVRNEREIEQLNLSLSARAEELEIANRDLEGFSYTVSHDLRTPLTNINGYCQVILELYGATLEEGCKEFINVILNETISMNQLIRTLLEFSRVTRAEMAKSPVNLSEMATLIAAARQLAAPGRKICFTIEPDLDAYGDPDLLKVVLENLISNACKYSGKREQAVIEFRRMERDGEAVYLVRDNGAGFDMSQADRLFSPFQRLHSEREFNGFGVGLATVQRIIQRHGGRVWAEGEVDQGACFYFTLPGPQPK; encoded by the coding sequence ATGACGACTGCGGCACCAGGTAGCGGATTCAAGTTGTTATACGTCGAGGACGACGACATCACCCGGCAGACGGTGCTCACCCTTTTGGAGCGGCGTTTCCCTGGGCTTGCCATCCAGGCGGCCCACAACGGAAAGGAGGCGATGGAGCTCTACGGCACCTTCGCACCCGACCTCATAGTCACTGACATCAAGATGCCGGTGATGAGCGGGATCGAGATGGCGCGCCGGCTCCTGGAGCGCAAGCCTTCCCTGCCGGTCATCGTCACCAGCGCACACAGCGACATGGAGTTCCTGCTGGAATCGATAGAGCTGGGTATCGCGCGCTACGTGCTGAAACCGATCGACAGCGGCAAGCTTTTCGCCTCGATCGACGCCTGTCTCACCACCTTGTCACTGGAGCGGGAGCTGCAGGAACAGCAGGCGTTCGTGCGCAAGCTGTCGCGCGCCGTGCAGCAAAGCCCGACCTCCATCGTCATCACCGATCCCCAGGGGATTGTCGAATACGTGAACCCGAAGTTCCGCGCATTCACCGGAGCCGCCGAACCTGAACCGCTGGGGCGCCCACTGGCCGCGCTCCTTCCAAACGGAGAGGAAATCTGGGCCCGCGTCAAGGCCGGCGGCACCTGGCACGGCGAGGTGGAAGGAGTGGGGAGGGACGGCCTCCCCTTTTACCAGTCGAGCTCGGTATCGCCGGTAATGGACGAGAGCGGCGCGATCGCCAACTTCGTTGCGGTCCAGGAGGACATCACGGAGCGGGTGCGCAACGAGCGGGAAATTGAACAGTTGAACCTGAGCCTCTCCGCCCGCGCCGAGGAACTGGAGATCGCCAACCGCGACCTTGAAGGTTTCAGCTACACCGTCTCCCACGACCTGCGCACGCCGCTCACCAATATCAACGGCTACTGCCAGGTCATCCTGGAGCTCTACGGCGCGACGCTCGAGGAGGGGTGCAAGGAGTTCATCAACGTCATCCTCAACGAGACCATCAGCATGAACCAGCTGATCAGGACCCTCCTGGAGTTCTCCCGGGTCACCCGCGCCGAAATGGCGAAATCCCCGGTAAACCTGAGCGAGATGGCGACGCTTATCGCGGCGGCGCGGCAGCTTGCCGCCCCCGGGCGCAAGATCTGCTTCACCATAGAGCCGGACCTGGACGCCTACGGCGACCCGGACCTCTTGAAGGTGGTACTGGAAAACCTCATTTCCAACGCATGCAAGTATTCCGGCAAAAGGGAGCAGGCAGTCATCGAATTCCGCCGCATGGAGCGCGACGGGGAAGCGGTGTACCTGGTGCGGGACAACGGGGCGGGGTTCGACATGTCGCAGGCGGACCGGCTCTTCAGCCCGTTCCAGCGTCTCCATTCCGAACGCGAGTTCAACGGCTTCGGCGTGGGACTGGCGACGGTCCAGCGCATCATACAGCGCCACGGCGGGCGCGTGTGGGCCGAGGGCGAGGTCGACCAAGGGGCGTGCTTCTACTTCACCCTTCCCGGGCCGCAGCCAAAGTGA
- a CDS encoding sigma-54-dependent transcriptional regulator, whose amino-acid sequence MKAINKHSQRILLVDDEVLILEGCRACLSNAGWSDVIVESDSRLVLPLLEREEVDVIVLDLRMPNITGLELLPQIVKQHPEIKVIVATASNEVETVVNCMKEGAFDYMVKPIDVKRLLTSVKKALEMRSLAKELTALKNYMFTDRLDHPEAFAGIVTGNKAMRAVFQYLEVIAGTRQPVTITGETGTGKELIARAIHDLSGCSGDYVALNVAGLDDNMFSDTLFGHRKGAFTGADQARDGLITRAAGGTLFLDEIGDLNEMSQIKLLRLLQEQEYYPVGSDFVKKSDARIVLATNRNLQEMIKQGKFRNDLYYRLCGHRVHLPPLRERRDDIPLLLDHFLEKVSARLGKKKPTPPPELAVMLTLYPFPGNIREMEALVSDAVLRHTSGVLSMETFREVIGNERPASNGAAAAGQAGDENPLCGIFGHFPTIDEVEQYMINEAMKMAKGNQGLAGKILGMGRQTLNKRLKTQPSS is encoded by the coding sequence GTGAAAGCAATAAACAAGCATTCGCAACGGATTTTACTGGTCGACGACGAGGTATTGATCCTGGAGGGGTGCCGCGCCTGCCTCAGCAACGCCGGCTGGAGTGACGTCATCGTCGAAAGCGACAGCCGCCTGGTGTTGCCGCTACTTGAGAGGGAAGAGGTCGACGTCATCGTGCTCGATTTGCGCATGCCCAACATCACCGGGCTGGAGCTGCTGCCGCAGATCGTGAAGCAGCACCCGGAAATCAAGGTCATCGTCGCCACGGCCAGCAACGAGGTAGAGACGGTGGTGAACTGCATGAAGGAAGGCGCCTTCGACTACATGGTGAAGCCGATCGACGTAAAACGGCTGCTTACCTCGGTGAAAAAGGCGCTGGAAATGCGCAGCCTCGCCAAGGAGCTCACCGCGCTGAAAAACTACATGTTCACCGACCGCCTGGACCACCCGGAGGCCTTCGCGGGGATCGTCACCGGCAACAAGGCGATGCGCGCGGTGTTCCAGTACCTGGAAGTCATCGCCGGGACCAGGCAGCCGGTCACCATCACCGGCGAGACCGGCACCGGAAAGGAGCTGATCGCCCGCGCCATCCACGACCTGAGCGGCTGCAGCGGCGACTACGTCGCCCTGAACGTGGCGGGCCTTGACGACAACATGTTCTCCGACACCCTGTTCGGCCACCGCAAGGGGGCCTTTACCGGCGCCGACCAGGCGAGGGACGGGCTGATCACGCGCGCCGCTGGGGGGACGCTCTTTCTCGACGAGATCGGGGACCTGAACGAGATGTCGCAGATCAAACTGCTCAGGCTTTTGCAGGAACAGGAGTATTACCCGGTGGGGTCCGACTTCGTCAAGAAGAGCGACGCCCGCATCGTGCTGGCCACCAACCGTAACCTTCAGGAGATGATCAAGCAGGGAAAGTTCAGAAACGATCTATACTACCGGCTGTGCGGGCACCGGGTGCACCTCCCTCCCCTGCGCGAACGGCGCGACGACATCCCGCTCCTTCTGGACCACTTCCTGGAAAAGGTGTCCGCGCGCCTGGGCAAGAAGAAGCCGACCCCGCCCCCCGAGCTGGCGGTGATGCTCACGCTGTACCCGTTTCCGGGCAATATCCGCGAGATGGAGGCCCTGGTTTCGGACGCCGTCCTGCGGCACACGTCCGGCGTGCTCTCCATGGAAACGTTCCGGGAGGTGATCGGGAACGAGCGCCCCGCCTCCAACGGCGCCGCAGCGGCCGGCCAGGCCGGTGACGAAAACCCGCTCTGCGGCATCTTCGGACATTTTCCGACCATCGACGAAGTCGAGCAGTACATGATAAACGAGGCGATGAAGATGGCGAAAGGGAACCAGGGACTGGCCGGCAAGATCCTCGGCATGGGGCGTCAGACCCTCAACAAGCGTCTCAAGACCCAGCCCTCATCCTAA
- the lhgO gene encoding L-2-hydroxyglutarate oxidase: MSIDTKAEILIVGAGIIGLTIARELVRTGHGDIVIIEKEAELGVHASGRNSGVLHAGIYYSPDSLKAKSCLNGNFLMRAYCKEKGLPLLENGKVIVTRTQAELPVLDELFRRATANGAKVDMIDQHQLASIEPNARTVERALFSHYTAVVDPKAVLKSLKKDLEESGRVTFVMGCRMTGLKGSGVALTTKGEIRFNRFVNAAGAYCNKVAGFFGVGENYRLIPFKGVYRLLKKDAPYTVNSSIYPVPDIRNPFLGVHFTRSVHGDVYLGPTAIPAFGRENYGIVKGIDSEAFSIAFQDLVLFLTNKSFRNVALTEPAKYIPSVFFKDAARLVKELKPGDVVAASKVGIRPQLVDWDTKQLVMDFLVVADGATLHVLNPISPAFTSSMDLAQGIVAKHFNAGS; encoded by the coding sequence ATGAGCATCGACACCAAGGCGGAGATACTGATCGTCGGGGCTGGCATCATCGGTCTTACCATCGCGCGGGAACTGGTGAGGACCGGGCACGGCGACATCGTGATCATCGAGAAGGAGGCGGAGCTTGGGGTGCACGCCTCGGGCCGCAACTCCGGCGTGCTGCACGCAGGGATCTACTATTCGCCGGACAGCCTCAAGGCAAAGTCCTGCCTGAACGGAAACTTCCTGATGCGCGCCTACTGCAAGGAGAAGGGGCTGCCACTTCTGGAAAACGGCAAGGTGATCGTGACCCGCACGCAGGCGGAACTGCCGGTGCTGGACGAACTGTTCCGCCGCGCTACCGCCAACGGCGCCAAGGTGGACATGATCGACCAACATCAGCTCGCGTCCATAGAGCCCAATGCCCGCACCGTGGAACGGGCGCTCTTCTCCCACTACACCGCCGTGGTCGACCCGAAGGCGGTGCTGAAGAGCCTGAAAAAGGACCTCGAAGAGAGCGGCAGGGTGACCTTCGTCATGGGGTGCCGCATGACCGGCCTCAAGGGAAGCGGGGTGGCTCTCACGACCAAGGGGGAGATCCGCTTCAACAGGTTCGTCAACGCGGCGGGGGCGTACTGCAACAAGGTGGCGGGGTTCTTCGGGGTCGGAGAAAACTACCGCCTGATCCCCTTCAAGGGGGTGTACCGGCTCCTCAAAAAAGACGCCCCCTACACGGTCAATTCCAGCATCTATCCGGTCCCGGACATCCGCAATCCGTTTCTCGGCGTCCATTTCACCCGCAGCGTGCACGGCGACGTCTACCTAGGGCCTACGGCGATTCCCGCTTTCGGAAGGGAGAACTACGGCATCGTCAAGGGGATCGATTCCGAGGCCTTCTCCATCGCGTTCCAGGACCTGGTGCTCTTTCTGACCAACAAGTCCTTCCGCAACGTGGCGCTCACCGAGCCCGCCAAATACATCCCCTCCGTTTTCTTCAAGGACGCCGCCCGGCTGGTCAAGGAACTCAAGCCCGGGGACGTGGTTGCGGCCTCCAAGGTGGGAATCCGGCCGCAACTCGTGGACTGGGACACGAAACAGCTGGTGATGGACTTCCTGGTGGTGGCCGATGGGGCGACGCTGCACGTGCTCAACCCCATTTCTCCCGCATTCACCTCGTCTATGGACCTCGCCCAGGGGATCGTGGCGAAACACTTCAACGCAGGAAGCTGA